The following are from one region of the Methanoculleus caldifontis genome:
- a CDS encoding PaaI family thioesterase, whose protein sequence is MGYIDELKRVGRDANPFFKLMGIDVAEYGDGHARLTMEVRPDMLNGAGWLQGGVYVALADEAIALALYTRLAKGERIATIDEHTSFFKGVNAGTIVATGRVIRKGRRVAFAEGEVRDAADDTLLTRTSTSFAVIGE, encoded by the coding sequence GTGGGCTACATAGATGAACTCAAACGGGTCGGGAGGGATGCAAATCCCTTCTTTAAACTGATGGGGATAGATGTTGCCGAATACGGGGACGGGCACGCCCGCCTCACGATGGAGGTCCGGCCGGATATGCTGAACGGTGCCGGGTGGCTCCAGGGCGGGGTCTACGTGGCGCTCGCGGACGAGGCGATCGCGCTCGCGCTTTACACGCGCCTTGCAAAAGGCGAGCGGATCGCCACGATCGACGAGCACACAAGTTTCTTCAAAGGCGTCAACGCCGGGACGATCGTCGCCACCGGGAGAGTCATCCGCAAGGGCCGCAGGGTAGCGTTTGCGGAGGGGGAAGTCCGGGACGCGGCGGACGATACGCTTCTTACCCGGACATCGACGTCGTTTGCAGTCATCGGCGAGTAG
- the guaA gene encoding glutamine-hydrolyzing GMP synthase, with protein MVNVEKFIEKAVGEIRNAAGNEKVVMALSGGVDSSVCAALATRAIGDRLVPIYVDTGLMRKGETDRIRTLFDGNLLVVDAADEFFAALEGVTDPEAKRKAIGERFIRVFEREAKRTGATMLLQGTIYPDRIESEGGIKSHHNVGGMPLNIDFKGVIEPIADLYKDEVREVAGGLGLPVEIQHRMPFPGPGLAVRVLGEVTREKVAIVREANAIVEECLVEKFRPWQCFAALVGLGTGVKGDVRLHGWIVAVRAVQSRDGMTADPLLLPYETLSRMATRITAEIPGVARVVYDVTPKPPATIEYE; from the coding sequence ATGGTAAATGTTGAGAAGTTCATCGAGAAGGCAGTCGGAGAGATCCGCAACGCTGCCGGAAACGAAAAGGTCGTGATGGCGCTCTCCGGCGGCGTGGACTCGTCGGTCTGCGCGGCGCTCGCCACCCGCGCCATCGGCGACCGCCTCGTCCCGATATACGTGGACACCGGTCTCATGCGGAAAGGAGAGACCGACCGGATTCGGACCCTCTTTGACGGGAACCTCCTTGTCGTGGATGCCGCAGACGAGTTCTTCGCGGCGCTCGAAGGCGTCACCGACCCCGAAGCGAAGCGCAAGGCCATCGGAGAGCGGTTCATCCGCGTCTTTGAGCGGGAAGCGAAGCGGACGGGGGCGACGATGCTCCTGCAGGGGACGATCTACCCCGACCGCATCGAGAGCGAGGGGGGCATCAAGAGCCACCACAACGTCGGCGGGATGCCCCTCAACATCGATTTCAAGGGCGTCATCGAGCCGATCGCCGACCTCTACAAGGACGAGGTCCGCGAGGTCGCCGGCGGGCTCGGCCTCCCCGTCGAGATCCAGCACAGGATGCCCTTCCCAGGACCGGGGCTCGCTGTTCGGGTCCTGGGCGAGGTGACCCGCGAGAAGGTCGCGATCGTCCGCGAGGCGAACGCCATCGTCGAGGAGTGCCTGGTGGAGAAGTTCCGCCCCTGGCAGTGCTTCGCGGCGCTCGTCGGGCTCGGGACCGGCGTCAAAGGCGACGTCAGGCTCCACGGCTGGATCGTTGCGGTCCGGGCCGTCCAGTCACGTGACGGCATGACCGCCGACCCCCTGCTCCTGCCCTACGAGACCCTCTCGCGGATGGCAACCCGGATCACCGCCGAGATCCCCGGTGTCGCCCGGGTCGTCTACGACGTCACCCCCAAACCCCCGGCGACGATCGAATACGAGTGA
- a CDS encoding ABC transporter ATP-binding protein, translating to MIELEGVRKEFDGRSVLAGVTGRVERGEIFAVIGPSGAGKSTLLRLIDLLDTPTGGTIRIEGTDIHGEQARSLTIRRMMGMVFQKPAVFNTTVAENVAVGLRFRGAREATIREKVEEALEMVGLAGYGERRARTLSGGEMQRVALARAMVIEPAILLMDEPTANLDPVSVATIEDLVIRINRDLGTTIIFSTHDMYQGQRLAHRIGVLMNGLFAQVGTPREVFTLPGSRDVARFVGTENIVDGVVVTENGTNAVDAGGVRVRVAAPFRPGERVSLCIRSEDLRIAPAVRGGRVFDGNILPGTVTSIVPRGPFSRVTVDCGFPLSAVLAWKKVDDLGLREGSRVVVSFSAEAAHAVRQG from the coding sequence ATGATTGAACTTGAAGGCGTGAGAAAAGAGTTCGACGGCAGGAGCGTGCTTGCCGGCGTCACCGGCCGGGTCGAGCGGGGAGAGATCTTTGCCGTCATCGGGCCGAGCGGCGCCGGGAAGTCGACCCTGCTCCGCCTCATCGACCTCCTCGACACCCCGACGGGCGGGACGATCCGGATCGAAGGCACCGATATCCACGGGGAGCAGGCAAGAAGCCTCACCATCCGCCGGATGATGGGGATGGTCTTTCAGAAGCCGGCGGTCTTCAACACGACGGTCGCGGAGAACGTCGCCGTCGGGCTCCGGTTCCGGGGAGCGAGGGAGGCCACGATCCGCGAGAAGGTCGAGGAAGCCCTCGAGATGGTCGGGCTTGCCGGCTACGGGGAGCGGCGGGCCAGGACGCTCTCGGGCGGGGAGATGCAGCGGGTAGCTCTTGCCCGGGCGATGGTGATCGAGCCCGCGATCCTCTTGATGGACGAGCCGACGGCGAACCTCGACCCGGTCTCGGTGGCGACGATCGAGGACCTGGTCATCCGGATCAACCGCGACCTCGGCACGACGATCATTTTCTCCACCCACGACATGTATCAGGGGCAGCGGCTCGCCCACCGGATCGGCGTCCTGATGAACGGTCTCTTCGCACAGGTGGGGACGCCGCGGGAGGTCTTCACCCTCCCGGGAAGCCGGGACGTCGCCCGGTTCGTCGGGACCGAGAACATCGTCGACGGGGTCGTCGTCACCGAGAACGGCACCAACGCGGTCGATGCCGGCGGCGTCCGGGTGAGGGTTGCTGCGCCGTTCAGGCCGGGGGAGAGGGTCTCCCTCTGCATCAGGTCCGAGGACCTCCGGATCGCCCCGGCGGTCCGGGGGGGGAGAGTCTTTGACGGAAACATCCTCCCCGGCACCGTGACCTCCATCGTCCCCCGCGGCCCGTTCAGCAGGGTGACGGTCGATTGCGGTTTCCCGCTCTCGGCCGTCCTCGCCTGGAAGAAGGTGGACGACCTCGGCCTCCGGGAGGGGAGCCGGGTTGTGGTCTCGTTCTCGGCGGAGGCGGCCCACGCCGTCCGGCAGGGCTGA
- a CDS encoding ABC transporter permease: MYEIVEGFLEAVRLIVTLDADVMGIAVRSIIISLTATILAGLIAVPLGAAIYFGTFPGRKSLINLIQTLYSLPTVVVGLLIFLLISRVGPFGFLRLLFTPTAMVIAQTVLVLPIMTGLTISALSGVDPVIRDTLRSLGATRLQFLVNVMKEARFALLAAVAIGFGRAISEVGAAILVGGNIMASSFASSTRVLTTAISLETSMGNISSSIALGIILLVIALAVNLVITTIQHR; the protein is encoded by the coding sequence ATGTACGAGATTGTCGAGGGATTTCTGGAGGCGGTCCGGCTCATCGTCACGCTCGATGCCGACGTGATGGGGATCGCCGTGCGGAGCATCATTATCTCGCTCACGGCGACGATCCTCGCCGGCCTGATCGCCGTTCCGCTCGGCGCCGCGATCTACTTCGGGACGTTCCCCGGCAGAAAGAGCCTGATCAACCTGATCCAGACACTCTACTCCCTGCCGACGGTCGTCGTCGGGCTCCTCATATTCCTGCTCATATCCCGGGTCGGGCCGTTCGGATTCCTGCGGCTCCTCTTCACCCCGACCGCCATGGTCATCGCGCAGACGGTCCTCGTCCTCCCGATCATGACCGGCCTCACGATCTCGGCGCTCTCCGGTGTCGACCCGGTCATCCGCGACACTCTCCGGTCGCTCGGCGCGACCCGTCTCCAGTTCCTCGTCAACGTCATGAAGGAGGCGCGGTTTGCCCTTCTCGCCGCCGTCGCGATCGGGTTCGGGCGGGCGATCTCCGAGGTCGGTGCGGCGATCCTGGTCGGCGGCAACATCATGGCATCGTCGTTCGCGAGCTCGACCCGGGTCCTGACGACCGCGATATCGCTGGAGACCTCGATGGGCAACATCTCTTCGTCGATCGCGCTCGGGATCATCCTCCTCGTCATCGCCCTCGCCGTCAACCTCGTCATCACCACGATCCAGCACAGGTAG
- a CDS encoding P-loop domain-containing protein → MSGTEGSWQGQVHRIVAGIGDGRARIDRGAMRDLVNTYLVRSLDTTALRFSLPLLLAAPSGASGPGADGAAGVLIEAIKAAVPGERDLGPIAGAGTEHPRHCLPNVEPVTLVASRSAVGTDLWRPDDGNRIDGDSLRLVIRGALPYPGPPTPGAVGEVMDRFSALIEGLDRVVRRVPERTLVAARDLSVDQKALRCALPGLGLVAFVADGTRPARTFTPFRCHPRIAGPKEGVHIPFRCPADLDPVEVELAGSGRVATGLGIRRREAFAVAGSNAEGKSTFLHAIVAGQDDHAAGDGRELLVSVDGVARAEAGERDLAGADVSLFFKSLPPGLAGTPRAAFGRGSGSLVMAQEFQAAVRASAPLLLLDEDRSATNLLVPGCLQSGEVTPLATLLATRREALGETALLFAASSLDILIAQADRILLLAGHEARALDRGEFRRRLDVYLAEVREHLAEDE, encoded by the coding sequence ATGAGCGGAACGGAGGGCTCCTGGCAGGGGCAGGTTCACCGGATCGTCGCGGGGATCGGGGACGGCCGGGCACGCATCGACCGGGGTGCTATGCGGGACCTCGTCAACACCTACCTCGTCCGGTCGCTCGATACGACGGCGCTCCGGTTCAGCCTCCCCCTCCTGCTCGCGGCTCCGTCGGGCGCGTCCGGTCCGGGTGCCGACGGGGCCGCCGGGGTGCTGATCGAGGCGATCAAGGCGGCGGTCCCCGGCGAGCGGGACCTCGGTCCGATAGCGGGGGCCGGGACGGAGCACCCCCGCCACTGTCTCCCGAACGTCGAGCCGGTCACGCTGGTCGCCTCAAGGAGCGCCGTCGGGACCGATCTCTGGCGGCCCGACGACGGGAACCGGATCGACGGCGATAGCCTCCGGCTGGTCATCAGGGGCGCCCTCCCCTACCCCGGCCCCCCGACCCCCGGCGCGGTCGGGGAGGTTATGGATCGCTTCAGCGCTCTTATTGAGGGGCTCGACCGGGTCGTGCGCCGGGTGCCGGAGCGGACCCTTGTTGCGGCGCGTGACCTCTCCGTCGACCAGAAGGCCCTCCGGTGCGCCCTGCCCGGGCTGGGGCTCGTCGCGTTCGTCGCCGACGGGACCCGGCCGGCCCGCACCTTCACCCCGTTCCGGTGCCACCCCCGGATCGCGGGCCCCAAGGAGGGGGTTCATATCCCCTTCCGCTGTCCTGCGGACCTCGACCCGGTCGAGGTTGAGCTCGCCGGGAGCGGGAGGGTCGCAACAGGCCTCGGCATCCGGCGGCGGGAGGCCTTCGCGGTCGCGGGCTCGAACGCCGAGGGGAAGAGCACCTTCCTCCACGCGATCGTCGCGGGGCAGGACGACCACGCCGCCGGGGACGGGCGGGAACTCCTCGTCAGCGTCGACGGGGTCGCCCGGGCCGAGGCGGGGGAGCGGGACCTCGCCGGGGCGGACGTCAGCCTCTTCTTCAAGAGCCTCCCGCCGGGGCTTGCGGGCACCCCCCGGGCGGCCTTCGGCCGGGGGAGCGGCTCGCTCGTGATGGCGCAGGAGTTCCAGGCCGCGGTCAGGGCCTCGGCGCCGCTCCTCCTCCTCGACGAGGACCGGTCGGCGACGAACCTCCTGGTGCCGGGCTGCCTCCAGAGCGGGGAGGTGACGCCGCTGGCGACGTTGCTCGCGACCCGGCGGGAGGCGCTCGGCGAGACGGCGCTCCTCTTTGCCGCCTCGTCGCTCGATATCCTGATCGCGCAGGCCGACCGGATTCTCCTCCTCGCCGGCCATGAGGCGCGGGCGCTCGACCGCGGGGAGTTCCGGCGGCGGCTGGATGTGTATCTTGCCGAGGTGCGGGAGCACCTGGCGGAGGACGAGTGA
- a CDS encoding putative sulfate/molybdate transporter: MGERLGTEERGIRITLEEVAGAVGDFGTIFPILLGVAIVCPDVNVSHFFLFLAAWFVIAGFYYRLPIPVEPMKAIGAVVIAEGLCAGEIVASGLVVGALFLIIGLVGGMAWLGERIPRCVIRGVQAGLALLLLKTSLDYVLVDILFAAISIGIILAFFVLSQRTRTPDVSALLVLIIGLGVGIAVQGMPPLHLMPLPALVVPMPVDFIAGTWDLVLPQIPLTLANAVLATSLLTYDLFPKKGVDPDRLSRTIGAMNLVSTPLGGFPMCHGAGGLAAMYRFGARTGGANIVAGLFIFVFAVAFAPPEVLTLIPLGVFGALLVFVALELAKHSVKTDSYLVTGAIAVLTLAIGLSVAFIVGMVLAYALERRVGRQRTGP; this comes from the coding sequence ATGGGGGAGAGGCTCGGGACGGAGGAGCGTGGTATCCGGATAACCCTTGAAGAGGTCGCCGGGGCCGTCGGTGACTTCGGGACCATCTTCCCCATCCTGCTCGGCGTCGCCATCGTCTGCCCGGATGTGAACGTCAGCCACTTCTTCCTCTTCCTCGCTGCCTGGTTCGTCATCGCCGGGTTCTACTACCGCCTCCCGATCCCCGTGGAGCCGATGAAGGCGATCGGGGCCGTCGTCATCGCCGAAGGCCTCTGTGCCGGCGAGATCGTGGCCTCAGGCCTCGTCGTCGGGGCGCTCTTCCTCATCATCGGCCTCGTCGGCGGCATGGCCTGGCTTGGGGAGCGGATCCCGAGGTGCGTCATCCGCGGCGTCCAGGCAGGGCTCGCGCTCCTCCTCCTGAAGACTTCGCTCGATTACGTCCTCGTTGACATCCTCTTTGCTGCTATATCCATCGGGATCATCCTCGCCTTCTTCGTTTTGTCGCAACGGACCCGGACCCCCGACGTCTCCGCTCTCCTGGTCCTCATCATCGGGCTTGGTGTCGGGATCGCCGTGCAGGGGATGCCGCCGCTCCACCTGATGCCTCTCCCCGCTCTCGTCGTCCCGATGCCCGTAGACTTTATCGCCGGAACCTGGGACCTCGTCCTCCCGCAGATCCCGCTCACGCTCGCGAACGCCGTCCTCGCCACGTCGCTCCTCACCTACGACCTCTTCCCGAAGAAGGGCGTCGACCCCGACAGGCTTTCGCGGACCATCGGCGCTATGAACCTGGTATCGACGCCGCTCGGCGGGTTTCCGATGTGCCACGGCGCCGGGGGGCTCGCCGCCATGTACCGGTTCGGGGCGAGGACCGGCGGGGCGAACATCGTCGCCGGCCTCTTCATCTTCGTCTTCGCCGTCGCCTTCGCCCCGCCGGAGGTCCTGACGCTCATCCCGCTCGGGGTCTTTGGGGCGCTCCTGGTCTTCGTGGCGCTCGAGCTCGCGAAGCACAGCGTGAAGACTGACTCATACCTGGTCACGGGGGCCATCGCCGTCCTCACCCTCGCGATCGGCCTCAGCGTCGCGTTCATCGTCGGGATGGTCCTTGCCTATGCGCTGGAACGGCGGGTGGGAAGGCAGCGGACCGGGCCCTGA
- a CDS encoding PAS domain S-box protein produces the protein MTGNNTFQGTGDEISGIGGVREFRESPCPGEEIVYLSILREVPDGLVLLDDRGTCRYLNEAFTRITGYTREDVPTLEAWFERAHPNPAYRQKVQGQGQELFRGDRNALVASVVRRDGKVRDLEIRRAPVEGGCSLLAVRDVTEHALVEEHLRQATSELTAVIEAFPDLFLRLNADGTILDSRAGRLSDVPLVSRALLGRRLQDLLPAGAGEALGNSLLEAVRTNAPAAPFEFICSDAGGVRHYEARVVPLYETHLMAVIREITERKRAEQELHRHREHLEELVAERTKELEHANQQLERLLYYIEMTERRAAEEWLDSSIEQGTLDAAGPEEARITTDAAGTIVIVNTAAEFLTGYAGEDLAGLSVWSLLSGGDAAEVLASEVLARGRSGECTVEAMVVRKDGSRRPVRVSADPILDDEGAVTGMICTLRQA, from the coding sequence ATGACGGGAAACAATACTTTTCAAGGCACCGGGGATGAAATATCCGGGATCGGCGGCGTCCGGGAGTTTCGGGAGTCGCCCTGCCCTGGAGAGGAGATCGTCTACCTCTCGATCCTCCGTGAAGTGCCCGACGGTCTCGTCCTGCTGGACGACAGGGGCACCTGCCGGTATCTCAACGAGGCGTTCACCAGGATCACCGGGTATACCCGGGAGGATGTCCCGACCCTGGAGGCGTGGTTCGAGCGCGCCCACCCGAACCCGGCATACCGGCAGAAGGTGCAGGGCCAGGGGCAGGAACTCTTCCGGGGCGACCGGAACGCCCTGGTGGCGAGCGTGGTCCGCCGGGACGGCAAGGTGCGCGACCTCGAGATCCGGCGGGCGCCGGTCGAGGGCGGGTGCAGCCTGCTTGCCGTCCGCGACGTGACCGAGCACGCCCTGGTCGAGGAGCACCTCCGGCAGGCCACGTCGGAACTGACGGCGGTGATCGAGGCGTTTCCCGACCTCTTCCTCCGGCTGAACGCCGACGGGACGATCCTGGACTCCCGGGCCGGGAGGCTTTCGGATGTGCCGCTCGTCTCCCGGGCGCTCCTCGGCCGGCGGCTGCAGGACCTCCTCCCCGCAGGGGCCGGTGAAGCCCTTGGCAACTCCCTGCTGGAGGCCGTCAGGACGAACGCGCCTGCAGCGCCTTTTGAGTTCATCTGCTCGGATGCCGGGGGGGTCCGGCACTACGAGGCCCGCGTCGTCCCGCTCTACGAGACGCACCTGATGGCCGTCATCAGGGAGATCACCGAGAGGAAACGGGCGGAGCAGGAACTGCACCGCCACCGCGAGCACCTGGAGGAACTCGTCGCCGAGCGGACGAAGGAACTCGAGCATGCGAACCAGCAGCTCGAGCGTCTCCTCTACTACATCGAGATGACCGAGCGGAGGGCTGCCGAGGAGTGGCTGGACTCTTCGATCGAGCAGGGCACCCTGGATGCGGCGGGACCCGAGGAGGCGCGGATCACGACCGACGCCGCGGGGACGATCGTGATCGTCAACACTGCGGCCGAGTTCCTGACCGGCTACGCCGGGGAAGACCTGGCCGGTCTTTCGGTATGGTCGCTCCTCTCCGGCGGCGACGCGGCGGAGGTCCTCGCTTCAGAGGTGCTCGCCCGCGGTCGGTCCGGCGAATGCACCGTCGAGGCGATGGTCGTGAGAAAGGATGGGTCGAGGCGCCCGGTCCGTGTCTCGGCCGACCCCATCCTCGACGACGAGGGCGCCGTGACCGGCATGATCTGCACGCTCCGGCAGGCGTGA
- a CDS encoding MBL fold metallo-hydrolase, which yields MELTVLASGSKGNCAYLKGERGALLVDAGLSAREILRRLSDAGADASLIEGILVTHEHIDHIRGADVLARKLRIPVYATGGTLAEFSDKCGTAQAELRRCRCGEPFSVGDFSVEAFAASHDAREPCGFSITEGDLRVGCCTDTGTVTTTIFDRLASCDAVLLESNHCPKMLEEGPYPAYLKSRIRSKHGHLSNPDAARCLQALAGKVHMAMLAHLSEINNTHEKALLAALEGLGFYSDQVAVTVAPQDPGALHPEYCGFRL from the coding sequence ATGGAACTGACGGTCCTCGCGAGCGGGAGCAAAGGAAACTGCGCCTACCTCAAGGGGGAGCGGGGTGCGCTCCTCGTCGACGCGGGGCTCTCCGCACGCGAGATCCTTCGCCGCCTCTCGGACGCCGGCGCCGACGCATCCCTCATCGAAGGGATCCTGGTCACCCACGAGCATATCGACCACATCCGGGGCGCCGACGTCCTGGCAAGGAAACTCCGCATTCCCGTCTACGCGACCGGCGGCACGCTTGCGGAGTTCTCGGATAAGTGCGGGACGGCGCAGGCGGAGCTCCGCCGGTGCAGGTGCGGCGAGCCTTTCTCCGTCGGCGACTTCTCGGTCGAGGCCTTTGCCGCCTCCCACGACGCCCGCGAGCCCTGCGGGTTCTCTATCACCGAAGGCGACCTCCGGGTCGGCTGCTGCACCGACACCGGCACCGTCACCACGACCATCTTCGACCGGCTCGCCTCCTGCGACGCCGTCCTCCTCGAGAGCAACCACTGCCCGAAGATGCTCGAGGAAGGGCCGTATCCCGCCTACCTCAAGAGCAGGATCCGCTCAAAGCACGGCCACCTCTCGAACCCCGACGCCGCCCGGTGCCTCCAGGCGCTCGCCGGCAAGGTCCACATGGCGATGCTCGCTCACTTAAGCGAGATCAACAACACTCACGAAAAAGCGCTTCTTGCCGCGCTCGAAGGGCTCGGCTTCTACTCCGACCAGGTCGCCGTCACCGTGGCGCCCCAGGACCCCGGCGCTCTGCACCCGGAGTACTGCGGCTTCCGGCTCTGA
- a CDS encoding substrate-binding domain-containing protein: protein MIRRTLFAVAALMVALILICGCTGTTTDQPPAEKQQLRIATTTSLYDTKLLDHLTPIFEKQYNAEVLIVSAGTGKALEYGQRGDVDVMMVHDRAREDTFLADGYGADRRVFAYNYFVLVGPGSDPAGVANMTPEAAFTAIREKGMAGDANVIFVSRGDASGTHSKEQAIWKAAGFNYTTQIKGSGDWYREAGTGMGATLEMANEKEAYTLSDIGTYLAYKGNLDLVTIVDEGEILLNVYSAMQINQEKFPDINSTVAKDWVNFLISDDVQKEIASFGVDRYGQPLFYAAKDDWAKIGVTEAEVKDPVA from the coding sequence ATGATAAGACGAACCCTTTTTGCCGTTGCGGCCCTCATGGTCGCCCTCATACTCATCTGCGGCTGCACCGGGACAACAACCGACCAGCCTCCCGCAGAGAAGCAGCAGCTCCGTATCGCCACGACGACGAGCCTCTACGACACCAAGCTCCTCGACCACCTCACCCCGATCTTCGAGAAGCAGTACAACGCCGAAGTCCTGATCGTTTCCGCCGGGACCGGCAAGGCGCTCGAGTACGGGCAGCGTGGCGACGTGGACGTCATGATGGTCCACGACCGTGCGCGTGAAGACACCTTCCTCGCCGATGGCTACGGGGCCGACCGGCGCGTATTCGCCTACAACTACTTCGTCCTCGTCGGGCCCGGGTCCGACCCGGCAGGGGTCGCGAACATGACCCCCGAAGCGGCCTTCACCGCCATCCGCGAGAAGGGCATGGCCGGCGACGCGAACGTGATCTTCGTCTCGCGCGGCGACGCCTCGGGCACGCACTCTAAAGAGCAGGCCATCTGGAAGGCTGCCGGGTTCAACTACACCACACAGATCAAGGGCTCCGGCGACTGGTACCGGGAGGCCGGGACGGGCATGGGCGCGACCCTTGAGATGGCAAACGAGAAAGAGGCCTACACCCTCTCCGACATCGGGACCTACCTCGCCTACAAGGGCAACCTCGACCTCGTGACGATCGTGGACGAGGGCGAGATCCTCCTCAACGTCTACTCCGCGATGCAGATCAACCAGGAGAAGTTCCCCGATATCAACAGTACCGTCGCAAAGGACTGGGTCAACTTCCTGATCTCCGACGATGTCCAGAAAGAGATCGCCTCCTTCGGCGTCGACCGGTACGGCCAGCCGCTCTTCTACGCCGCAAAGGACGACTGGGCGAAGATCGGCGTGACCGAGGCTGAAGTGAAGGACCCGGTCGCCTGA
- a CDS encoding CTP synthase, with amino-acid sequence MKYIVVTGGVMSGLGKGITTASIGRLLKNRGYEVTAVKIDPYLNIDAGTMNPAQHGEVFVLSDGGEVDLDLGNYERFLNISLKSIHNITTGKVYKDVIEKERRGDFLGATVQIIPHITDEIKHCIHRAAHEQINGGSTAKVCLVEVGGTVGDIESMPFLEAVRQMHGELQPEDMLLVHVTLVPMDTMGDFKTKPTQHSVKALRELGLQPDIIVARSGEVVGPQTKKKISTFTDVPVRAVISAKDVPDIYQIPMELEKEGLADVVCSYLSLDNREPDPAWYRVVSQEYTNRATVAIVSKYGIEDVYMSIKESLKHAGRALSTEVNIRWLDAETFELKDLADVDGILIPGGFGQRGIEGKIRAIQYARENKKPFLGLCLGFQLAVIEYARHTLGIADATSEEMGAGTHVIAILPEQEEVSDLGGTMRLGNCNVALKERTKVAGLYGKTEVVERHRHRYEVNPVFIADLENAGLVFSGACGERMEVCELADHPFYLATQFHPEFRSSPTKPSPPYVGFVDACKKNRSTSE; translated from the coding sequence TTGAAGTATATCGTTGTAACCGGCGGCGTCATGAGCGGACTCGGTAAAGGCATCACCACCGCGTCCATCGGCCGCCTCTTAAAAAACCGGGGCTACGAGGTGACGGCGGTAAAGATCGATCCGTACCTCAACATCGATGCCGGCACCATGAACCCCGCCCAGCACGGTGAGGTCTTCGTCCTCTCCGACGGCGGCGAGGTCGACCTCGACCTCGGCAACTACGAGCGGTTCTTAAACATCAGCCTCAAGTCGATCCACAACATCACGACGGGCAAGGTTTACAAGGACGTCATCGAGAAAGAGCGGCGCGGAGACTTCCTCGGCGCGACCGTCCAGATCATCCCCCACATCACCGACGAGATCAAGCACTGTATCCACCGGGCGGCGCACGAGCAGATCAACGGCGGCAGCACCGCAAAGGTCTGCCTGGTGGAGGTCGGCGGCACGGTCGGCGACATCGAGAGCATGCCGTTCCTCGAGGCGGTCCGGCAGATGCACGGCGAACTCCAGCCGGAGGATATGCTCCTCGTGCACGTCACCCTGGTCCCGATGGACACGATGGGGGACTTCAAGACCAAACCGACCCAGCACTCGGTCAAAGCCCTCAGGGAACTCGGCCTGCAGCCCGACATCATCGTCGCCAGGAGCGGCGAGGTGGTCGGCCCGCAGACGAAGAAGAAGATCTCCACGTTCACCGACGTCCCGGTCAGGGCCGTGATCTCCGCAAAGGACGTCCCCGACATCTACCAGATCCCGATGGAACTGGAGAAGGAGGGGCTTGCGGACGTCGTCTGCAGCTACCTCTCCCTCGACAACCGGGAGCCCGACCCCGCGTGGTACCGGGTCGTCTCGCAGGAGTACACGAACCGGGCGACGGTCGCGATCGTCAGTAAGTACGGGATCGAGGACGTCTACATGTCCATCAAGGAGTCGCTCAAGCACGCGGGGAGAGCGCTCTCGACCGAGGTGAACATACGCTGGCTGGACGCGGAGACGTTCGAGTTAAAAGACCTTGCCGACGTCGACGGCATCCTCATACCAGGCGGGTTCGGCCAGCGAGGGATTGAGGGCAAGATCCGGGCGATCCAGTACGCCCGTGAGAACAAAAAGCCCTTCCTCGGCCTCTGCCTGGGGTTCCAGCTCGCGGTGATCGAGTATGCGCGGCATACCCTCGGCATCGCGGACGCCACGAGCGAAGAGATGGGGGCGGGGACGCACGTCATCGCGATCCTCCCCGAGCAGGAGGAGGTCTCCGATCTCGGCGGCACGATGCGCCTCGGCAACTGCAACGTCGCCCTCAAAGAGAGGACGAAGGTTGCCGGCCTCTACGGCAAAACAGAGGTCGTGGAGCGGCACCGCCACCGCTACGAGGTGAACCCGGTGTTCATCGCCGATCTCGAGAATGCCGGCCTGGTCTTCTCGGGCGCCTGCGGCGAGCGGATGGAGGTCTGCGAACTCGCGGATCACCCCTTCTACCTCGCGACGCAGTTCCACCCGGAGTTCAGGTCGAGCCCGACAAAACCCTCCCCGCCCTACGTCGGCTTTGTGGATGCATGTAAGAAGAACAGGTCAACCTCCGAATAA